A region of Corvus cornix cornix isolate S_Up_H32 chromosome 3, ASM73873v5, whole genome shotgun sequence DNA encodes the following proteins:
- the MEA1 gene encoding LOW QUALITY PROTEIN: male-enhanced antigen 1 (The sequence of the model RefSeq protein was modified relative to this genomic sequence to represent the inferred CDS: deleted 1 base in 1 codon), translating into MATLDGDTRWHRRRAPAAPPAAPGSRFGTTTPTVPPRRPRRFRAAAAAPPRRRARCMAVVRSMGPERVCPREPAPPEGPDGAAGWSGDEEEEEEEEEEGGGYLYQPLSQEPEQGLGDAGPGLQERLQMLRLHLPDPPVDSEEENEEEAAEGATAQSSHSSIPMDAEHVELVKRTMASVKLPTLGIPAWASQISEEQWKDVVQRTLQARQSLGGPRPQWN; encoded by the exons ATGGCGACACTCGATGGCGACACTCGATGGCACCGGCGGCGCGCGCCGGCGGCACCGCCAGCCGCGCCCGGGTCCCGCTTCGGGACTACAACACCCACAGTGCccccgcggcggccgcggcggttccgggcggcggcggcggcacctCCTCGGCGCCGCGCCCGGTGCATGGCGGTGGTGCGGAGCATGGGCCCCGAGCGCGTATGTCCCCGGGAGCCCGCGCCGCCGGAGGGCCCTGACGGCGCGGCGGGGTGGAGCGGcgatgaggaggaggaggaggaggaagaggaggaaggcGGCGGGTACTTGTATCAGCCGCTGAGCCAGGAACCGGAGCAGGGCCTGGGCGACGCGGGCCCCGGCctgcaggagaggctgcag ATGCTGAGGCTGCACCTGCCCGAC CCGCCGGTGGACAGCGAGGAGGAGAATGAGGAGGAGGCAGCGGAAGGCGCCACGgctcagagcagccacagctccatccccatGGATGCAG AGCATGTGGAGCTGGTGAAGAGGACGATGGCCAGCGTGAAGCtgcccaccctgggcatccctgccTGGGCCAGCCAGATCTCGGAGGAGCAGTGGAAGGACGTGGTGCAGCGCACGCTGCAGGCCCGGCAGAGCCTCGGCGGCCCCCGGCCTCAGTGGAATTGA